The Bacteroidota bacterium genomic interval AATTTTCGTGTGTGGATCAATCCTTTTTTACGATATAGCTAATGCTTATCTGGCAACCCCTGATCTCACACACTAGTCAATTACATTTTGAATCTCAACAATGTAATGACCTTTTTCTAATTCTCAACAAAAATAAAAGGCAACTACTGGAAAAGTAGCTGCCTTAACACTATCGTTTTATAATTTTGTTATTTTTTCTCCAAAGCATTTATTCTACTTTCAATTTCTTCAAACTTTATGAGTAACTGCTCATTTTGAAGTTTGAGTTGATCAATAGCTTCTTGCTGCTGATCAATAATTAGCTGTTGCTCCTGAATAGCTCCTGTTAATATAGGTACCAATCCAATGTAATTAATGCCTTTGAACTCTAGCTTGTCAATAGGTGCATTTTGGTTGTAATCATCCTTCCCAAAAACAATGGCTTCTTGTTGATTCACTAATTCAGGAATGATAAGTTCCAGTTCTTGAGCAATAAATCCAAATTGTTTGCCTTCTGATAAGCTTATTTTTTCCCTGTAGGAGTCTTTGTAGGTATAAGTAACCGGCTTTAATTTGTTAACCATGTCCAAAGCTGTACTCAGGTTCACAACACCTTCTTTTAGTTTTGCATCAGAAGGACCTGTAAGAGTACCTGTATAGGTTACATTTCCATCAAGAAATGCCGCATAGTTTGTTGTTGCATTTTTCGCTGTGGAATATAAAGCATAGTTTGTAGCAGCTGCTCCGTTGGCATCAGCTAGCACACCAATATTCCAGGAACCAACTCCTCGAGTTTCAGCAATAACACCATAGTTTACAAATCCACTTCCTTGTGCAAATCCATATATTCCACGGTTCTGACCACTTCCTGTTCCCTTACTTTCGCCAAAAACACCATCATTAAAGCTTCCCGTTCCTGCAGTACGGCCATCTACACCTCTGTTGTAACCAGTTGATTGGTTTCCTTCGCCAAATACGCCTAAATTAAAACCATTTGTGGTTCCATTTGAGACACCTTTTACGCCATAGTTGTGATTGGTTGACTTGCTTCCAGCACTTGCCAGTCCATAAACACCATAATTTGAGTTTGCACTTTCAGAAAAACCAAACAGTCCGCGGTTAATACCTCCTGAGTTACCATTGGCAATACCAGCAATAGCTGAATTTGTTCCATTAGATGCCTCAATGTTGGCCTGGAAATTTGTAGACGAACCAAAGAAATTATCAGAACCTATAGAATATAGAAATGCCAAGGCAGTGATGTTTTTGGTTACACTATCAGTGAGAGTGAAAAGTGTACTATCGTGATAGTTGGCTTTTGTATTGATGGCCACATTTCCTCCTGTATAGTTTAGTATGTTATTTGTTTTTCCCCAAGCACTACTTGGTAGAGTTATACTATTACCTCCGCTTATAGAAAGATCATTTCCGGTCACACTTAACGTTTGTATTTCGTTTGTTGGATCTGTATCAGAGTCCCCGGGCAAACTAACTGTGTTGCCACCGCTAATGCTTAAATCTGTTCCACTCAGACTGATGGTCTGAATCTCATTGGCAGGATCTGCATCTGCATCATCCACATTGTCGGGTATCGTAACTGTATTTCCGTTTGTGATAGATAAATCATGACCTGATAAGGAAAGTTTTTGAGTTCCTCCAATGCTGTTTCCTGCAGTTAGCGCATATAAGGCATAAGGAACCGCAAGAAAACGTGTGGTTCCCATATCAACTAAGCCATTGCCGAAATCAACACGTGTACTGAAAAAATAATCATTCAGATGCCATTTAATGGAATCGAAACTACTTAATGTTCCTGTTCCCGTTGGTGTTCCTGTTCCAATTTTAATGGTAAAAAGGCCAAAACCGTTGGTTGCAACACTATGTCCTTCCTGCCATACGATGGCTCCTGTAACGCTTCCTTCCAGAATACTTAATTCCACAACCAATGGTTTGCTTTCCAATATGTCACCACTGGCATCTCTCGCAACAGCTTGATAATTTATGTATTGTGAATTTTGAGCAAATGTTTGCACCGCTCCCAATAGCAGGCAGATTGTTATTAAAAA includes:
- a CDS encoding tail fiber domain-containing protein, whose protein sequence is MKRVVFLITICLLLGAVQTFAQNSQYINYQAVARDASGDILESKPLVVELSILEGSVTGAIVWQEGHSVATNGFGLFTIKIGTGTPTGTGTLSSFDSIKWHLNDYFFSTRVDFGNGLVDMGTTRFLAVPYALYALTAGNSIGGTQKLSLSGHDLSITNGNTVTIPDNVDDADADPANEIQTISLSGTDLSISGGNTVSLPGDSDTDPTNEIQTLSVTGNDLSISGGNSITLPSSAWGKTNNILNYTGGNVAINTKANYHDSTLFTLTDSVTKNITALAFLYSIGSDNFFGSSTNFQANIEASNGTNSAIAGIANGNSGGINRGLFGFSESANSNYGVYGLASAGSKSTNHNYGVKGVSNGTTNGFNLGVFGEGNQSTGYNRGVDGRTAGTGSFNDGVFGESKGTGSGQNRGIYGFAQGSGFVNYGVIAETRGVGSWNIGVLADANGAAATNYALYSTAKNATTNYAAFLDGNVTYTGTLTGPSDAKLKEGVVNLSTALDMVNKLKPVTYTYKDSYREKISLSEGKQFGFIAQELELIIPELVNQQEAIVFGKDDYNQNAPIDKLEFKGINYIGLVPILTGAIQEQQLIIDQQQEAIDQLKLQNEQLLIKFEEIESRINALEKK